One window from the genome of Candidatus Dormiibacterota bacterium encodes:
- a CDS encoding NAD(P)H-hydrate dehydratase encodes MGAAGVLAPSTPLAVGIDVASVARLRAAVERNPGLARRAYTAAEISDCERSPRRWASRWAAKEAVRKLAGSGGLGPSRSPLPAFRDVEVAYDDHGAPRIRLLAGAPPAVSISHEGDLVVAVAVGAPGCAGPLDQPPSLPPPERLVLPPRSPDAHKGDFGTVAVLAGAHGFSGAAYLAGMGAARGGAGRVRLCVPQSLFPIVAVKCTEVMAHGLPDGGAGTVGEDSVAVLEREHLPAADVLVAGCGLGQAPRTVTAVAALLERLPCPTVVDADGLNIAALRGVDWRRSGQPLVLTPHPAEMGRLLGTSAAEVQADRIGVALGYAAAHGVVVVLKGAETVIAGPDGRLAVDGHRVVALASGGTGDVLAGLIGAMIGCGLEPFDAALAGVTVHAEAGAAVEATRGRAGALAGDVVEALPAAQERLRRALAAAGGGGGS; translated from the coding sequence GTGGGGGCCGCCGGTGTGCTCGCCCCCTCCACGCCACTCGCGGTCGGCATCGACGTCGCCTCGGTGGCCCGCCTCCGCGCCGCGGTCGAGCGCAACCCCGGGCTCGCCCGGCGCGCCTACACCGCGGCGGAGATCAGCGACTGCGAGCGCTCTCCGCGGCGCTGGGCGTCGCGCTGGGCGGCCAAGGAGGCGGTCCGCAAGCTGGCCGGCTCGGGCGGGCTGGGGCCGTCCCGCTCGCCGCTCCCCGCCTTCCGCGACGTCGAGGTCGCCTACGACGACCACGGCGCCCCCCGCATCCGGCTCCTCGCCGGAGCGCCGCCGGCGGTGTCGATCAGCCACGAGGGCGACCTGGTGGTGGCCGTCGCCGTGGGCGCCCCCGGCTGCGCCGGCCCGCTCGACCAGCCGCCCTCGCTGCCCCCGCCGGAGCGGCTGGTGCTGCCGCCGCGGTCGCCCGACGCCCACAAGGGCGACTTCGGCACCGTCGCGGTGCTCGCCGGTGCCCACGGCTTCAGCGGCGCCGCCTACCTGGCGGGGATGGGCGCGGCCCGGGGCGGCGCCGGCCGGGTGCGCCTCTGCGTGCCCCAGAGCCTCTTCCCGATCGTGGCGGTGAAGTGCACCGAGGTGATGGCCCACGGCCTCCCCGACGGCGGCGCCGGCACGGTGGGGGAGGACTCGGTGGCGGTCCTGGAGCGCGAGCACCTGCCCGCCGCCGACGTGCTCGTCGCCGGCTGCGGCCTGGGCCAGGCGCCCCGCACCGTCACCGCGGTGGCGGCGCTGCTGGAGCGGCTCCCCTGCCCCACCGTGGTCGACGCCGACGGGCTGAACATCGCGGCGCTGCGGGGGGTCGACTGGCGCCGCTCCGGGCAGCCGCTGGTGCTCACCCCCCACCCCGCGGAGATGGGCCGCCTGCTCGGCACCTCGGCCGCCGAGGTCCAGGCCGACCGGATCGGCGTCGCCCTGGGCTACGCCGCCGCGCACGGTGTCGTGGTGGTGCTCAAGGGCGCCGAGACCGTGATCGCCGGGCCCGACGGGCGGCTCGCGGTCGACGGCCACCGGGTCGTCGCCCTCGCCAGCGGCGGCACCGGCGACGTGCTCGCCGGGCTGATCGGCGCGATGATCGGCTGCGGCCTGGAGCCCTTCGACGCCGCCCTCGCCGGGGTGACCGTCCACGCCGAGGCCGGGGCCGCCGTCGAGGCCACCCGGGGCCGGGCCGGGGCGCTGGCCGGCGACGTCGTCGAGGCCCTCCCCGCCGCCCAGGAGCGGCTGCGCCGGGCGCTGGCCGCCGCCGGCGGAGGCGGCGGGTCGTGA